A genomic region of Dreissena polymorpha isolate Duluth1 chromosome 4, UMN_Dpol_1.0, whole genome shotgun sequence contains the following coding sequences:
- the LOC127877820 gene encoding uncharacterized protein LOC127877820, whose amino-acid sequence MASKFQCVDHPSMSGVVICRDCKVIVCTRCYMNGQHKEECDVIDVNSVTSLYGKLATELIHLRQTLDKKKATRANVLEQIQNDKDNVVLRMKDELGQLLVKVAEIKSSNEEEMRASFDRYKKGIQKGGSTLKGLVAKLKEQIDDFILDEGSTTDDYKPAGSLKRLAQRKLAQISDGEKHPHGRFVLAEYLQSILDGRVKTFGSYTLHFPLARKS is encoded by the coding sequence ATGGCTTCTAAGTTCCAGTGTGTGGACCATCCAAGTATGTCGGGGGTCGTCATCTGTCGTGACTGCAAAGTAATCGTCTGCACGCGCTGCTACATGAATGGACAGCACAAGGAGGAATGTGACGTAATAGATGTCAACAGCGTGACCTCATTGTATGGTAAGCTAGCAACGGAACTGATACACCTTCGTCAGACTTTGGACAAGAAGAAAGCGACACGCGCCAATGTTTTGGAACAAATACAAAATGACAAAGACAATGTTGTCCTTCGGATGAAAGATGAATTAGGGCAACTTTTGGTCAAAGTCGCGGAAATCAAGTCAAGTAACGAAGAAGAGATGCGTGCGTCCTTCGACAGATACAAGAAAGGGATACAGAAAGGCGGCTCAACGCTAAAAGGTCTTGTGGCGAAGCTGAAAGAACAGATTGATGATTTTATACTTGATGAAGGATCGACAACAGACGACTATAAACCGGCTGGGTCATTGAAAAGGCTTGCGCAGCGGAAACTTGCGCAGATCAGCGATGGCGAAAAGCATCCGCACGGTAGATTCGTGCTTGCAGAATACCTGCAGAGTATACTGGACGGACGCGTGAAGACGTTTGGATCCTACACCCTACATTTTCCTCTTGCAAGGAAGAGCTAG